From the Bacillota bacterium genome, the window CCCCCGGCGCGCGCCCGCCCGGCCGGAGGCGCGGCTGCGGGAGGGCGGGCGTAGCTCCCCTCCCCGCCGGGGACGAACCGGGCAAGGCGTAAATACTGCGTAAACCTTCGGAACGAAGGGGATCAACCTGCGGAATCCGGGTTGCGGGGGCGGCACAGGCGCTGGGAAGGAGAGGACGGTCCCGGGCGCCGCCGCGGGCGGCCGGGCGCCAGGGGGTGCAGCCGGCCGACGGCCCCGCCGCGGCGGGGCGCGACGAGAGAACGCGAGACGGGGCGGCCGGCTCCGGCCGCCCCGACCTCCGGCGCCCGCGCCCGGGGGAGGCGCGGCGCCCAGCCTCTCAGCGCGCCGCCCGCTGGGCGGTCTGGGCCGCCCGCCCCGGGCGGCGGCCGGGGCTCTCCAGAAGCACCTCCTCCAGCGCGGCACCGGCCGGCACCATGGGGAAGACGTTCTCCTGCGTGTCCACCACCACGTCCACCAGCGCCGGGCCCTTGGCCGTCGCCAGAGCCGCCAGGGCCGGCTCCAGCTCCTCCGCACGCTCCACCCGCCAGCCCTGCCAGCCGTACGCCTCCGCCAGCCGGACCCAGTCGGGGAGCGGCTCCAGCGCCACCGCCGAGTAGCGGGCCTGGTGGAAGAGCTCCTGCCACTGGCGAACCATGCCCAGGCTGCGGTTGTCCACGATGACCACGCGCAGCGGAAGGCCGTAGTTGACCGCCGTGGCCATCTCCTGGAGGTTCATCTGGAAGCTGCCGTCGCCCGTCACCAGCCAGACAGGGCGCTCGGGCTCCGCCAGCTGGGCGCCGATAGCCGCCGGCAGCCCGAAGCCCATGGTCCCCAGGCCGCCGGAGGTGACCAGCTGGCGCGGCCGGCGGAAGGGGAAGAGCAGCGCCGTCCACATCTGGTGCTGGCCGACGTCGGTGGCGACGATGGCCTCCGGGCCGGCGAAGCGGGCCACCTGCTGGATGACGCCCTGCGGGCGCAGCGGCTCGCCCCCCTCGCCGCCCAGCGCCATGGGCGTGCGCAGATCCCAGCCCTGGTGCGCCTGCCAGGCGACAAGCGCCTCCCACCAGGGCCGCGGGTCGGGCCGCCCCGAGCGCGCCCAGGCGGCCAGCAGCCGTTCCAGCAGACGGGGCAGGACGCGGAAGAGGTCGCCCAGCACGGGCAGGTCGGCGCGGACGTTCTTGCCCATCTCCGAGGGGTCGATGTCCACGTGGACGATCCGCGCCCGCGGGGCGAAGCGCGAGGCGTTGCCCGTCACCCGGTCGTCGAAGCGGAGGCCCAGGCCCAGCACCAGGTCCGCCTGGCTGACCGCCCGGTTGGCGGCGTAGGTGCCGTGCATGCCCACCAGCCCCAGGTGGCGGGGATCGTCGGCGGCCACGGCGCCCAGCCCCATCAGCGTGCTGACGGCGGGGAAGCCCGTCGCCTCCAGGAAGCGCCGCAGCTCGCCGGCGGCGCCCGCGTGGACGACGCCGCCGCCCACCATCACCACCGGCCGCTCGGCCGCCGCCAGCGCCGCCGCCGCCGCCTCCACCTCGGCCGGGTCGGGCTCCAGCCGCGGACGGTAGCCGCGCCGCGCGGGCGGTGCCTGGGGGTGGGGGAAGGGCGCCTCGGCCAGGGCCACGTCCTTGGGCAGGTCGATCAGCACCGGGCCGGGGCGGCCGCTGCGCGCCAGGTGGAAGGCCTCGTGGACGATGCGCGGCAGCTCGGACGGGTGCGTGACGGCGTAGTTGTGCTTGGTGACGGCGCGGGTGATGCCGATGACGTCCGCTTCCTGGAAGGCGTCGGAACCCACCAGCGAGCGGGCCACCTGGCCCGTCAGGGCGACCACCGGCACCGAATCCATGTAGGCGGTGGCCAGGCCCGTCACCAGGTTGGTCGCCCCCGGCCCCGAGGTGGCCAGGCAGACGCCCACGCGCCCGGAGGCGCGAGCGTAACCGTCGGCGGCGTGGACGGCACCCTGCTCGTGGCGGACGAGGATGTGCCGGATGGGCGCGTCCACCAGGGCGTCGTAGACAGGAAGGACGGCGCCGCCGGGATAACCGAAGACCACCTCCACGCCCTCCTCCTCCAGGCAGCGGAGGAGCTGGGCGGCTGCATTGGCGCGCATCGCGACACCTCCTTCCCAGAACTTCCGCTGGCTACCGGCCGCCGGCCGCCCCGCCGGAGCCGCCGCGGCCGGCCAGGTGGGGCTCCGGCGCGGCGTCCGCGGTCCTGCGCTCCAGCTCGCGGGCCACTCGCCGGCCCATCTCTTGCGTGCCCGCCAGGCGCGCTCCCGGCCCGGCGATGTCCGGCGTCCGCCAGCCCTCCGCCAGCACGGCGCCCACGGCCTGCCGCAGCTCGGCCGCCAGCCAGGCCGCCTCCAGGCTGAGCTCCAGCAGCATGGCCAGGGAGAGGATCATGCCCAGCGGGTTGGCCCGGTCCTGCCCGGCGATGTCCGGCGCCGAGCCGTGGACGGGCTCGTAGAGAGCGGGCGGCCCGTCGCCCAGGCTGGCGGAGGGGAGGAGGCCGAGGCTGCCCACCAGGCCGCCGGCCAGGTCGCTGAGGATGTCCCCGAAGAGGTTCTCGGTCAGGATTACGTCGAAGCGCGAGGGCTGGCTGGCCAGGAGCATGGCGGCGCTGTCCACCAGCTGGTGCTCCAGGCGGACGTCCGGGTAGTCGGCGGCCACGTTGGAGACCACCTCGCGCCAGAGGCGCGAGTTCTCCAGGACGTTGGCCTTGTCCACGCTGGTCACCAGGCGCCGGCGCCGCCGCGCGGCCCGGAAGGCGACGTGGGCCACGCGGCGGATCTCCTCGGCGGTGTACTCCATGGTGTCGACGGCGCGCACCTCGCCGCCCGTGCCGACGCCGCGGCCACGCGGCTGGCCGTAGTAGAGGCCGCCGGTCAGCTCGCGGACGACCAGGCAGTCGGTGCCGGCCACCACCTCCGGGCGCAGGGGGGAGCGCGCCTCCAGCCCGGGCCAGACGGCCGCGGGGCGCAGGTTGGCGTAGACGCCCAGCTCGCGGCGGAGCGCCAGGAGCCCCGCCTCCGGGCGCAGGGGACCGGGGAGGTGCTCCCAGCGCGGCCCGCCCACCGCCGCCAGGAGGACGGCGTCGGAGTCGCGCGCCGCCTCCAGCGTGGCGGCCGGCAAGGGGACGCCCTCGCGGTCGAGGGCGTCGCCGCCGATGCGACCGCGCCGGACCTCCAGGCCCCGCCCGTCGCGCTCCTCCAGGCGGGCGGCGACCACCTGCAGAACCTGCCCGGCGGCCTCGCTCACCTCCGGGCCGATGCCGTCTCCGGGCAGCAGCAGAAGCCTCCAGGGCCGGCTCAAGCGGCCCCTCCTCCCCCGCCGGCCGCGGCCCGGGAGAAGTCGCGCAGGCTGGCCTGGACCAGCGCCACCAGGTCGCCGTCGCGCACCTCCTTGCTCCGGTCGGTCAGCGCCTTGAAGCGCCGGAAGGCTTCCTCCAGCTGGTCGCGCTCCAGGCGGAAGCCCAGCGACTCCAGGCGGCTGGCGAAGGCGTGGCGGCCGGAGTGCTTGCCCAGCACCAGGTTGGAGGCGTCGAGGCCCACCGCCTCGGGGTCCAGGATCTCGTAGGTGCGCCGTTCCTTCAGCACGCCGTCCTGGTGGATGCCGGACTCGTGGGCGAAGGCGTTGGCGCCCACGATGGCCTTGTTGGGCTGGACGGGCATGCCGGTCAGCCGGCTGACCAGCCGGCTGGTGGCCATGATCTCGCGCGTGTCGACGCCGGTGTACATGCCCAGCCGCTCGCCGCGCGCGGCGATGGCCATCACCACCTCCTCCAGGGAGGTGTTGCCGGCCCGCTCGCCGATCCCGTTGACGGCCACCTCGGCCTGGTCGGCGCCGGCCGCCAGCCCGGCCAGCGTGTTGGCCGTGGCCAGGCCGAGGTCGTTGTGGCAGTGGACGGAGAGGGTGACGCGCTCGATGCCGCGGACGCGGCGGCGGATGGTGGCGATCAGCTCGCCGAACTCCTCCGGCAGCGTCCAGCCCACCGTGTCGGGGATGTTGACCACCGTGGCGCCGGCCTCGATCACCGCCTCGATGACGCGTACCATGTAGTCCGGATCGGCGCGGCCCGCGTCCTGCCCGCTGAACTCCACGTCGTCGACGTAGCGCCGGGCCTGGCGCACGGCGGCGACGCTCATCTCCAGCACCTCTTCCTCGGTCTTGCGCAGCATGCGCTCGATGTGGATGCGCGAGAACGAGGTGAAGGTGTGGATGCGGGGCCGCGCCGCCTTCTCCAGCGCCCGCGCCGCCGCATCGATGTCGCCGGGGTGGGTGCGGGCCAGCGCGGCGATCACCGGCCCGCGCACCTCGCGCGCGATGCGGGAGACCGCCTCGAAGTCGCCCTCCGAGGTGGCCGGGAAGCCGGCCTCGATCACGTCCACGTCCAGCCGCTCCAGCTGGCGGGCGATCTCCAGCTTCTCGTCGGGCAGCAGGTTGACGCCCGGCGACTGCTCGCCGTCGCGCAACGTGGTGTCGAAGATGTAGATCCTGCGCATCGGAGCCCCTCCTTCCCGGCGCCCTCAGCGGCCGCTGCCGGCGGCACCCGCGGTCGCCTTCTCGCTCGCCGCCTCCATGTCGGGAGGAAGCCGGTTCCCCGTCCAGGGCATCATGGCGCGCAGCCGCCGGCCCACCGTCTCGATGGGGTGCTCCCGCTCCTGGCGCTGGCGCGCGCGGTAGACCGGCCGCCCGGCGCGGTTCTCCAGGATCCACTCGCGGGCGAAGCTGCCGTCCTGGATCTCCGCCAGGAGGCGGCGCATGTTCTCGCGCACGTGGGCGTCGACGACGCGCGGTCCGCGCGTCATGTCGCCATACTCGGCCGTGTCCGAGACCGAGTAGCGCATCCAGGTCAGGCCGCCCTGGTAGATCAAGTCCACGATCAACTTCATCTCGTTGAGGCACTCGAAGTAGGCGATCTCGGGCTGGTAGCCGGCCTCGACCAGCGTCTCGAAGCCGGCCTTGATCAGCTCGCTGACGCCTCCGCAGAGCACGGCCTGCTCGCCGAAGAGGTCGGACTCCGTCTCCTCGCGGAAGGTGGTCTCGATCACCCCGGCGCGGGTGCAGCCGATGCCCCAGGCAAAGGCCAAGCCCAGGTCCCAGGCCTGCCCGCTGGCGTCCTGGGCGACCGCCAGGAGGGCGGGCACGCCCTGACCGTCGCGGACCAGGCGGCG encodes:
- the ilvB gene encoding biosynthetic-type acetolactate synthase large subunit; the protein is MRANAAAQLLRCLEEEGVEVVFGYPGGAVLPVYDALVDAPIRHILVRHEQGAVHAADGYARASGRVGVCLATSGPGATNLVTGLATAYMDSVPVVALTGQVARSLVGSDAFQEADVIGITRAVTKHNYAVTHPSELPRIVHEAFHLARSGRPGPVLIDLPKDVALAEAPFPHPQAPPARRGYRPRLEPDPAEVEAAAAALAAAERPVVMVGGGVVHAGAAGELRRFLEATGFPAVSTLMGLGAVAADDPRHLGLVGMHGTYAANRAVSQADLVLGLGLRFDDRVTGNASRFAPRARIVHVDIDPSEMGKNVRADLPVLGDLFRVLPRLLERLLAAWARSGRPDPRPWWEALVAWQAHQGWDLRTPMALGGEGGEPLRPQGVIQQVARFAGPEAIVATDVGQHQMWTALLFPFRRPRQLVTSGGLGTMGFGLPAAIGAQLAEPERPVWLVTGDGSFQMNLQEMATAVNYGLPLRVVIVDNRSLGMVRQWQELFHQARYSAVALEPLPDWVRLAEAYGWQGWRVERAEELEPALAALATAKGPALVDVVVDTQENVFPMVPAGAALEEVLLESPGRRPGRAAQTAQRAAR
- the leuB gene encoding 3-isopropylmalate dehydrogenase; the protein is MSRPWRLLLLPGDGIGPEVSEAAGQVLQVVAARLEERDGRGLEVRRGRIGGDALDREGVPLPAATLEAARDSDAVLLAAVGGPRWEHLPGPLRPEAGLLALRRELGVYANLRPAAVWPGLEARSPLRPEVVAGTDCLVVRELTGGLYYGQPRGRGVGTGGEVRAVDTMEYTAEEIRRVAHVAFRAARRRRRLVTSVDKANVLENSRLWREVVSNVAADYPDVRLEHQLVDSAAMLLASQPSRFDVILTENLFGDILSDLAGGLVGSLGLLPSASLGDGPPALYEPVHGSAPDIAGQDRANPLGMILSLAMLLELSLEAAWLAAELRQAVGAVLAEGWRTPDIAGPGARLAGTQEMGRRVARELERRTADAAPEPHLAGRGGSGGAAGGR
- a CDS encoding 2-isopropylmalate synthase, whose amino-acid sequence is MRRIYIFDTTLRDGEQSPGVNLLPDEKLEIARQLERLDVDVIEAGFPATSEGDFEAVSRIAREVRGPVIAALARTHPGDIDAAARALEKAARPRIHTFTSFSRIHIERMLRKTEEEVLEMSVAAVRQARRYVDDVEFSGQDAGRADPDYMVRVIEAVIEAGATVVNIPDTVGWTLPEEFGELIATIRRRVRGIERVTLSVHCHNDLGLATANTLAGLAAGADQAEVAVNGIGERAGNTSLEEVVMAIAARGERLGMYTGVDTREIMATSRLVSRLTGMPVQPNKAIVGANAFAHESGIHQDGVLKERRTYEILDPEAVGLDASNLVLGKHSGRHAFASRLESLGFRLERDQLEEAFRRFKALTDRSKEVRDGDLVALVQASLRDFSRAAAGGGGGAA
- the ilvC gene encoding ketol-acid reductoisomerase, whose translation is MGRIWYEADADPRLLQGKTVAVIGYGSQGHAQAQNLRDRGVEVVVGVRPGPSARRAEADGFAVFDVAEATRRADIVHILVNDEVQREVYESSIRPHLRPGMALGFSHGFNIHYGQIVPPPDVDVFLVAPKAPGHEFRRLVRDGQGVPALLAVAQDASGQAWDLGLAFAWGIGCTRAGVIETTFREETESDLFGEQAVLCGGVSELIKAGFETLVEAGYQPEIAYFECLNEMKLIVDLIYQGGLTWMRYSVSDTAEYGDMTRGPRVVDAHVRENMRRLLAEIQDGSFAREWILENRAGRPVYRARQRQEREHPIETVGRRLRAMMPWTGNRLPPDMEAASEKATAGAAGSGR